One genomic window of Arachis stenosperma cultivar V10309 chromosome 10, arast.V10309.gnm1.PFL2, whole genome shotgun sequence includes the following:
- the LOC130956649 gene encoding uncharacterized protein LOC130956649 yields the protein MSCYRCGKYHSRPCRFGTGVFYSCGQPEHLASSCLEKKRYETGRVQQPGRVYTTSSIGAKGSEALIRGNYGMVGKTLNALFDFGVSHTFIAFEKDDELGLKLVVLGYNLKVYNSTHEDMVTRLGCPQVPFRVQGRDFVHNLICLPMTGLDLILGLDWLSKNRVRLDCSAKTVYFMPEGTEGPVVVNNYYLNSMTVDCSGAECQGGDIVVSCGCFE from the coding sequence ATGAGTTGCTACAGATGTGGGAAGTATCATTCAAGGCCATGCAGGTTTGGGACTGGGGTCTTTTACTCCTGTGGGCAGCCGGAACACTTGGCTAGTAGTTGCCTAGAGAAGAAGAGGTATGAGACAGGCAGAGTGCAGCAACCAGGAAGGGTATACACTACTTCTTCAATAGGCGCTAAGGGGTCAGAGGCATTGATAAGAGGTAACTATGGAATGGTAGGTAAAACTTTGAATGCTTTGTTTGATTTTGGGGTTTCACATACTTTTATTGCATTTGAGAAGGATGATGAGCTAGGATTGAAATTAGTAGTACTGGGGTATAATTTAAAGGTATATAATTCTACCCACGAGGATATGGTGACTAGATTAGGGTGCCCCCAAGTTCCTTTTCGAGTACAAGGGCGTGATTTCGTGCATAACTTAATTTGTTTGCCGATGACTGGTCTTGATCTCATtctgggattggactggttatccaAGAACCGCGTTCGACTAGATTGCTCAGCGAAAACAGTGTATTTCATGCCTGAAGGCACTGAAGGGCCGGTTGTAGTGAATAACTACTACTTGAATTCCATGACGGTGGACTGTTCTGGGGCCGAATGTCAGGGCGGGGATATTGTTGTTAGTTGCGGGTGTTTCGAGTGA